From the Candidatus Cloacimonadota bacterium genome, the window GTCATAATAACATTTGACGAGCTGAAGGCTCTTATGACCATTTTTGACTATTTATGACGATTCGCCAATTGGCGAATCATATGACTACATTAGAACCATTTCCTCTTTATAAATATAAACACGCCTATTAAAGAGAAAACGATTGATGCACCAATTGTTATTGCAAAAGCATGGGAAGATCTGGCAAAAGGGAGTTTTATATTCATTCCATAAATGCTTGCAATTAATGTTGGAATCATTAGAATAATTGTAACAGAAGTCAAGAATTTCATCACTGCATTCAAGTTATTAGATATCATAGAAGCAAAAGCATCCATTGTGCTTCTGAGAATATTAGAATGTATATTGGTCATTTCCAATGCCTGTTTGTTATCAACCATCATATCTTCCAGGTAATCTTTATCTTCCTCAAATTTTGTTAAAAGCCCAATGCGGTATAATTTTTCCATCACTGCTTCGTTGGCACGTAAAGAAGTAGTAAAATATACTAAACTTTTTTGTAGATCAAGAAAATCCATCAACTCGTCGTTCTTCATAGATTTTTCTAATCTATACTCAATATCATTGGTAATTTTGCTAATTCTCTTAAGATAGTTTAGATAGACTGTTGAGGTTTTTGATAATATTTGAAGGGTTAATCTATTCCTCTTGGATGTTGAGAATTTTTTTACTCTACCTCTTATGAAATTTTGGAGCACATCATCTTTTTTGGAGGATACAGTTATTAAACATTCTTTTGTAAATATGATACCTAGGGGAAGTGTTTTAAATTTTATATATTCATCGTCTTCATCATAATATGGAGTTTGAATAATAATTAATGTTACACCATCTTCTATTTCTATACGAGGACTTTCATTGTAATCTAAGGGATCTTCTAAAAAATCCTTTGGGACATTAAATTTTTTTGTGATATTTTCAATTTCTTCAGAAGTAGGCGATACTATATATATCCAAGAATCCTTTTCTGCAATTTTTTCAACCCCAATTTTTGTTAACTTATTATCAATTGCTTTATATACTTCAATCATTTTCACCTTTCGGAGAACAGGGTTCTATTCCTATAATCAGTTTTTTATAAAATTAAATCGTCTTTATTATATGTCAAGTAATTGAAAACAATATAAAAAGATATTTACTTTTACACATTTCTTGACTACAAATTTGTTGTATATTTTTTGTAAATAATCTTATCATCATAATCTATAGATGAATCTATAGTAGTATTTTTCAATAGTAAGATGTTACTTTTTAATTCAAATGCTGGAAAAATGTAACCAATCGCTAATAATCGCGAAGAAAGGCAACATATTGATATGACTGAATTATTGGAAAAAGAATTAAGTTATAATAGCATAGGAATAACCCGTATTAGACACAGTAGGTTAAGAACATCAAAATTCTTTTCTTGATTATTTTTCATTATTAGTCCCAACAAGTAGGGGGTTTAATTGCGGTATAATATTAGATGTAAAATAAGATGATAAAATTTCCAAATTTTAATCCAACCATTGTAAAGATAGGTCCGTTCACAATTCAATGGTATGCACTGATGTATATTATCTCATTTGTTATTGGATATTTCTTATTGAAAAAGTTTTATAAAGAAAGAAATGTGAAAATTATAAAATCTGATTATGAAAATCTTTTTTTCTATATAATGTTAGGAGTCATTATTGGCGGACGGTTTGGTTATGTTTTATTTTACAATTTAAAAGAATGCATCAGGAATCCACTCGAAATCATTGCTGTATGGCATGGTGGGATGTCATTTCATGGCGGGATGATTTGCTCAATATTTTTTGGCTATCTTTTCTGCAAAAAACATAAATACAATTTCTATAAATTAGCTGACCCAACAGTAGTTGTTGCCCCAATTGGATTGGCATTGGGACGATTTGGAAATTTCATTAATGGCGAACTTTATGGTCGTCCAACTAATCTGCCCTGGGGTATGATTTATCCGGGAGAAGATTTTGCACGCCATCCTTCACAATTATATGAACTTTTTTTAGAAGGTGTTTTATTATTTGTCATTCTCTTATTTCTTATTAGAAAGAAATTAAGAAACGGCTTCATTTTCTGGAGTTTTATCTTCCTTTATGGACTTTTTAGGTTTTTAGTTGAGTTTGTACGCCAGCCAGACCCACAACTTGGGTTTATAATTAGTTTTCTAACAATGGGACAAATTTTAAGCTTGTTGATGATTATAGCTGCAATTATTGGATTTATCTCAATTAGAAAAAATCCCTATTTGATACATAACAAAAATAAAGTATGAAAAAAATAGTTTCAGTTTTTTTAATATTTTTAATATGTTCCTGCAGCCTTCTGATTAAACAGAAAGAACTAACTGATGAGAAAATAAAAGAAAAAATAGTTACAAATCTTTCCTATTTGAGAAATTGCAAAGCTTCTGGCATCATTAATATCTCACTCAAAAATTTTGAATTAAAAAGTAATTTTTTGCTCAGGAAAAAGAATAAAAAATTTAGAATAGATATTTTT encodes:
- the lgt gene encoding prolipoprotein diacylglyceryl transferase translates to MIKFPNFNPTIVKIGPFTIQWYALMYIISFVIGYFLLKKFYKERNVKIIKSDYENLFFYIMLGVIIGGRFGYVLFYNLKECIRNPLEIIAVWHGGMSFHGGMICSIFFGYLFCKKHKYNFYKLADPTVVVAPIGLALGRFGNFINGELYGRPTNLPWGMIYPGEDFARHPSQLYELFLEGVLLFVILLFLIRKKLRNGFIFWSFIFLYGLFRFLVEFVRQPDPQLGFIISFLTMGQILSLLMIIAAIIGFISIRKNPYLIHNKNKV
- a CDS encoding magnesium transporter CorA family protein, translating into MIEVYKAIDNKLTKIGVEKIAEKDSWIYIVSPTSEEIENITKKFNVPKDFLEDPLDYNESPRIEIEDGVTLIIIQTPYYDEDDEYIKFKTLPLGIIFTKECLITVSSKKDDVLQNFIRGRVKKFSTSKRNRLTLQILSKTSTVYLNYLKRISKITNDIEYRLEKSMKNDELMDFLDLQKSLVYFTTSLRANEAVMEKLYRIGLLTKFEEDKDYLEDMMVDNKQALEMTNIHSNILRSTMDAFASMISNNLNAVMKFLTSVTIILMIPTLIASIYGMNIKLPFARSSHAFAITIGASIVFSLIGVFIFIKRKWF